Genomic segment of Deltaproteobacteria bacterium:
ACCCCTACAACCACTACTTTGATTATGTAGTCCAGAGGGACACTGACAAGTGTATAAGATGTAAAGCCTGCGTTACACAGTGCTCGTATGGTGCAAACTATTATGATGAAGACAGGGACCTCATCTACAGCCTTGATTATAATTGTGTCGGCTGTATGAGATGTTCAACATTCTGTCCGACCGACTGCATAAGCATTGTGCGGAATCCGGACGCGTTCCGTCTCAATGCCAATTGGAAAGACAACAACATAAAAGACCTCTATAAACAGGCAGGAACAGGCGGGATCATAATCACAGGCATGGGCAATGACAAACCGTTTACCAATTACTGGGAACACATGGTAATAGATGCATGCCAGGTTACCAATCCATCTATAGACCCGCTCAGGGAGCCCATGGAACTGAAGACATTCCTTGGAAGAAAACCGGATAAGCTTGAGGTTGATAAAAAAGGCGACATCACAACAAAGCTCGCGCCACAGCTTGTCCTCGAAACGCCGATCATGTTTTCTGCAATGTCTTACGGCTCGATCAATTATAATGTGTGTGAATCCGTTGCCAGTGCCGCAAGAGAACTGGGCATTTTCTGGAACACGGGAGAGGGCGGACTGCCAAAGGCACTTTATGAGTATGGAAAGCATACGATAGTACAGTGCGCTTCAGGCAGGTTCGGCGTAAGCCCAGAGTATCTGAATGCGGGTGCAGCGATAGAGATAAAGATCGGTCAGGGAGCAAAGCCCGGCATAGGCGGACATCTTCCTGGAGAAAAGGTACTTGAGGGCATATCCGAAACAAGGCTGATCCCTATCGGCACGGATGCAATTTCTCCGGCACCGCATCATGACATCTATTCCATAGAGGACTTGAAGCAACTCATATATGCGTTAAAGGAAGCTACACGCTATGAGAAACCCGTATCCGTAAAGATCGCAGCGGTGCACAATGTTGCTGCAATAGCAAGCGGTATTGCAAGAGCTGGTGCGGATATTATTGCTATTGACGGTTTCCGTGGTGGAACCGGTGCAGCCCCAAAGGCTATCAGAGACAACGTCGGTATACCAACAGAGGTCGCAATAGCTGCCGTGGATGAGAGATTAAGGCAGGAAGGTATAAGAAATGAGGTATCGCTTGTTGCTGCCGGAGGTTTCAGGAACAGCAGTGATATTATAAAGGCAATTGCACTCGGTGCTGATGCCGTATATATTGCCACCTCTGCACTGATGGCTGTCGGCTGTACCCTGTGCCAGCAGTGCCACAGGGGAAGATGCGCCTGGGGCATAACGACAAACGACCCTGAACTCGCAAAACGAGTGAACCCTGAGATCGGGGCAGAGAGACTGGTTAACCTTATAACTGCATGGTCGAATGAGATCAAAGAGATGCTCGGTCTTATGGGTATCAACTCAATCGAGAGTCTGAAAGGGAACCGTGACAGACTAAGAGGTGTCGGGCTGTCGGAGATAGAACTCCAGACACTGGGCATAAAACAGGCAGGCATGTGAGAGGATGATATGAAGGTTGTATATCCAAGAGAACAATGGTGTGTCGCATGTAACCTGTGCGAGGTCGCGTGCATAACGGAACATTCAAAAACAAAGGACCCGTTAAAGGCGTACCTTACAGAAAAGCCAAGGCCGATATCCAGAACAAGGGTTGAATATAAGCCTCCGCTTGCCGTTTCTATCATGTGCAGGCATTGTGAAGAAGCAGAATGTGTTGAGGCATGCAAAAACGGTACACTTACAAGGAATGAAATAACAGGCAGAATAGAACTCAATCAGGATAAATGCCTTGGCTGCTGGATGTGCGTAATGGCGTGTCCGTACGGCGTAATCAGTCAGTTTACCAAGGATGACAGGCCAGTTGCAAACAAATGCGACCTCTGTCCTAACAGAGAAATCCCTGCGTGCGTGGCAGTTTGTCCCAATCGCGCTCTGGTATTTGAGGATAGGGGTTAAAAATGGAACATAGAAAATATGTTATAATAGGAAATTCATATGCAGGTGTGTTCGCGATAGAAGCTATACGCAGGCATGATAAAGAAGGCGATATTACCGTTGTCTCAAGGGAGACTTATCATGCTTATGCACGTGCAGCCATCCATGAATATATGGACGGTATAATCGGTGACAGCCAGATGTATTACAGGGACAGGGATTTCTATGAAAGACACAGGGTAACAACTATACTCGGCAGGGCAGTAACAGGTATTGAACCCAGGGAGAACAAGGTTGTTCTTGATAACAGGCAGAAGGTCGGCTTTGACAGGCTTATGATAAGTACCGGAGGGATCCCTATAACCCCTCCTATCGAAGGTTCGGCAGGACCGGGTATGTTTACCTTTACAACATGGGATGATGCAAAAATATTAAGGGACTGGGTAAAAAAGCAAAAAGAACCGAGGGCGGTTGTCATAGGCGGAGGGCTTATCGGATTACAGTGTGCAGAAGGCTTGAAACATATGGGTGTTGACGTAACCATTGTTGAACTTGCCGACTATGTTCTGGTAAAGGCGCTGGATCAACTTGCGGCACACCGCGTGCAGAAATGGCTTGAGAAAAACGGATTGAAGATTATTACCGGCAGTACCGTTGAATCCGTCAACAGGGTAAAAGGTGTAGTAACCGGCGTAAAGCTCAAGAACGGAGAAAAGCTAAAATGCAACACGGTTGTCCTCAGCATCGGTGTGCGTCCCAACACAGGCTTTACCGAAGGCTCCGGTATTAAGCTCAGCAGGGGTATACTTGTTGATAACGGAATGCAGACAAATATCGAAGGCATATTCGCTGCTGGGGACGTTGCAGAGGCTGAAGATTTCCTAAGAAAGAGGCAGGATGTTATTCCGATAATACCCGTTGCGACCATGCAGGGCAAGATTGCAGGCTCAAACATGACGGGTAAAAAAAGGGCATACCCAGGCGGGCTGCCGCAGAATGCATTTCAATTCTTCGGCAAAAATACCGTTTCAATAGGTAATGTTATCTACATAGATAAAAACGACGGATTTGAGGAGATTATCAGGGATGAAGGAGATGTTTATAAAAAGGCCGTTTTACAATATGGAAAACTGGTCGGCATTCTTTCAATGAACTATATAACGAGAATAGGTATATACAACAGCATTATAAGGGCAAGGATGGATATAAGCGGGATTAAGGACAAAATTTTATCGGATAACTTCGGATTTCTCGATCTTCCAGAGGGATTCAGAGATGAAATGTTAACAAAACCAGGGTAATATTATGGGAATAAAACCTTCTACACCTTATGGAAAAGATTTTGGCGGTTGCGGCTTAGTAGGAATAATAGATAGAAGCGGCAAGTCTGTCTCAGGGAATATGATCGTATCCTCCCTCTGCTCTATGAAGGACAGGGGAAATGGACTCGGCAGCGGATACGCTGTTTACGGTGCTTATCCCGATTTAAAAGACAGTTTTGGTATGCATGTTATGTACAATAACATCGGTGCACGCGGGCCCGTAGAGGAGTTGTTAAAGAAAAAGTTAAAGCTTGTGCATGCAGAGCCTGTACCTGTAAAGAAAATTAATTCAATAAACAATCCGCCCGAGTTCTGGAGATACTTTGTAAATCCAGTTGAAGAAAAAGAGGAAGATGCCATTGATGACGATATCGTTAATATTGTTATGGAAATAAACGAGCGAATAGATAATGCGTATGTTATTTCAAGCGGGAAGAACCTTGCAGTATTTAAAGGTGTCGGACATCCGGATGCGATCGCAGAGTTTTTCAGGATGCAGGATTATTCGGGTTATCTACTGCTAGGGCATACGAGGTTTCCTACGAACACGCCGGGATGGTGGGGAGGTGCGCATCCATTTACCATACTCGACTGGTCGATAGTGCATAACGGAGAGATCTCTTCGTACGGTACGAACAAGAGGTATGTGGAGATGTTCGGATATAAATGTACGCTGCTCACCGATACCGAGGTTGTGGCATATCTGCTCGATCTCCTGATCCGGAAAAAAGGCCTTTCGCTTGCAGCCGCTGCTACGGTGCTGGCGCCTCCGTTCTGGAAAGACATTCAGGAAATGAATCCCTTAAAGAAGGACTATTACACAGCTTTGAGGGTATCTTACGCAAATGCATCTTTAAATGGTCCGTTTGCAATCCTCATGGGTTTTGATAACGGTATTCTTGGACTAAATGACAGGATAAAACTCAGGCCCCTTATTGTTGGACGCAAAGACGACATTGTTGCAATTGCAAGCGAGGAATCAGCAATAAGAGAGATAATCAATGACCCCGAGGATGTATGGGCTCCTAAGGCAGGGGAACCTATTATAGTAACGCTCAAGGAGGACGCAAAACATTAGTATGCCGGACAGAATAAAAATTGATGCACATGGCATGCATTACAAAATCCTGAATCAAAAGATCCATGATGCACTCGGTAACGGTGAAACAGATATTGAACTTTCTAATATTAACGGACAGCGGTATATTGCCGATGGAATTAAAAAAGATATCAGGATCACCATAAATGGCGTCCCGGGAAATGACCTTGGAATTTTTATGAACGGCCCCGTTATTACGGTAAACAGCAATGCTCAGGACGCCGTGGGCAACACCATGAACGGCGGAAAGATCGTCGTAAAAGGTATGGCAGGTGACGTGTGCGGTTATGGCATGAGGGGCGGGAAGCTTTTTATATTAAAAGATGCCGGTTATAGGGTAGGCATTCACATGAAGGGGTACAAAACACTGAATCCAATAATAGTCATAGGCGGGAATGTGGGTGATTTTCTTGCAGAATATATGGCAGGCGGCGTAATTGTATTACTCAGGATGTTTGGCAGACAGAGAGAAAACAACACTATAGGGGATTATCTTGGTGCAGGCATGCACGGCGGAACTGTATATGTAAGGGGCGGGGCAGACAGGAAAAAACTCGGCAAAGGCGTGGCCGCGGCAGAGCTTACGGAAGCAGATAAAACCCTGCTTGAAGGAATAATAAAAGAATACGCTGCGGATCTTGAACTTGATGCAGATAAAATATTAAACGAAAGGTTTGAGAAGCTTGTTCCCCTCAGTACAAGACCCTACGCAAAACTGTACACGTATTAGAGGAAACAAAGGATTCGTCTTTGACACGGTGATCCATAAAATAAATCCATGTGCCTGGCGCGACTTGAACGCGCGACCCACAGCTTAGAAGGCTGTTGCTCTATCCAACTGAGCTACAGGCACATTATTAATTTTTTTAAACATAAAGAATACTTTAAATCAAATCGGGGCGGGTCGATTCGAACGGCCGACCTCTTGCTCCCAAAGCAAGCGCTCTAACCAGGCTGAGCTACGCCCCGTTATAAAATTCCATAACGAACGATTATTTTAATGAAAAAAGATACATATTGCAAGATAAAAATGAGTATATGCTTGCAGTGAACAAATGGACCGCTGTTTGCAGTTAATGAACCGTTACTATTTTAAATGAACTTAGGCTATGAAAGCTTTTCTAATTTATTGACTTTAAACTACAGATATTATTTAAATATGCCAATGCCTGGGTGGCGGAACTGGTAGACGCAAGGGACTTAAAATCCCTCGGGGCATAAACTCCGTGCCGGTTCGATCCCGGCCCTAGGCAGATTTCATATTCTCTGATAATACCTGCGAAAGGAGGTTAATATGAAAAACAAGATCGCATGGCTTGGGCATTCAAGTTTTAGAATTACAAATGGAAAGGTTATTTATATAGATCCATGGCAGTTAAAAAACCCGGAGCCAAAAGCGGACATCATCCTTGTAACGCATGATCATTTTGATCACCTCTCTATCCCTGACATAGATAAAATAAAAAAGAGCAATACCATCATTGTAACGACTCATTCAACAAAACCTAAATTGAGTGGAGATGTTAGAGCCGTGTCACCCGGCGATAAAATAAAGATAGCTGGTATAGAAATCGAAGCAACTTATGCTTATAACCCGTCAAAACCATTTCATCCGAAGGAAGCAATGAATGTAGGATTTATAATTACCATGAACGGAGAGAGTATATATCATACTGGTGACACGGAGTTTATAAATGAGATGAAATCGATAAAAGCGGATGTTCTATTGGTACCTGTTGGCGGCAAATATACATCTGATGCAAAAGATGCCTCAAAAATAGCAAATACCATAAATCCATCGGTTGCTGTTCCGATGCACTGGGGCACGCTTGATGATGTTGCAGGCAAAGAAGCGGCAGATGAGTTTAAGAAATTGGCATAAACAAACGTAGAGATCTTAAAACAAGAGATATAAAGTGATAGCCGTCTTATAATCCGTAATGGTATATTTGTATACCGACCCTGAAATGCATGTATACTATAATACCGTTAATTTAATGAAGATTTGTTTTGCGAGTCTTGAAAAAATGATTCCATCTATGGATGAATAGCAGTATTCCTTTATGCCATCTTTAGAAGCTGATAAAAATGGTTGACATTTATGTCAATATTTTTAATATAAACTTATAGAAAGGAGGGGCAATATGGAATTAGATTATAAAGATTTGAGGGAGCTTGTTGAAAAACGGGCCGAAGAAAGCAAGGACAAACCTTACATATATTTTTATGATGAGGTTATTAGTTTTACACAGTTTAACGAACGGGTAAATCGCTTTGCAAATGGATTGAAATCAATAGGCGTAAAAAAGGGCGATACTGTACACATCTACATTAACAACTCACCCGAATTCCTTTATGCGGCACTTGCCGCAAACAAACTTGGGGCATTAGCAGGCCCTATAAATTGCTGGTGGAGTCCTGAAGAAGTTAAGTTCCTTCTAAACGATTCAGAGGGTAAGTATCTTATAGTAGAATCATCTTACTATTCCAATGTGGAACAAATAAAACCGGAACTTAATTATCTACAAAAGATCGTTTATCTTGGAGAAGATCATCCGGAAGGGGTTTTTCCCTATAAAGAGCTGATGAAAAATTCTGAATTCCTTGAACCGGTTAATATATCTCCTGATGATGATGCATATCTTTTTTATACATCGGGAACCACGGGTAAACCTAAGGGGGCTTTGCTTACACATTCAAATTCGCTGTACGCGGTTATGGGGGTTAGATCGGTGCTTCACTCTGATGAAGAAAAGGGTGATGAGGTCGCACTTATATTTCTACCTTTATTTCATGTTAATGCAATGATGTCCATGATCAGTGCCCTGTATTCCGGTGTCACGGTAGCATTAAGATTGACATTCTCTGCTTCAGAGTTCGGTGAGGTTGTAGAAAAATATAAAGTAACATTTTTTAGTGGAGTTCCTGCGGTATATAATATACTTATCTTTATTGCAGATGATGTGAAAAAACATGACCTGAGCAGTCTCAAGTTTGGGGTATGCGGAGCAGCCCCTCTGTCTGAAGAAACATTCAAGAAGTTTGAATCAACATACAACATAAAGATCATAGAGGGCTATGGGCTTACAGAAGGCACTGTTGTAAGCACATTAAACCCCTTAAACGGTGAACGTAAAATTGGTTCCATAGGTAATGCCTTGCCCGGACAGGATGTAAAAGTTGTAGATGATGATGGGGCGGAACTGCAGAACAATCAGATCGGTGAGATAGTTATAAAAGGTGGTGCGGTGATGAAGAGATATCATAAGAGGCCTGAAGAAACTGCACAAACAGTTATTGATGGATGGCTGCATACGGGCGATATCGGGTATAAAGATGACGAAGGTTACTTTTATATAGTTGACAGAAAAAAGGACATGATCATACGCGGCGGTGAGAATATCTATCCAAAAGAAATAGAAAATATTCTATTCGAGCATCCAAAGGTTATGGAAGCCGCTGTTATAGGTATTGAGGATAGTGTTATGGGTGAAGAAGGTAAGGCATTTATAGTACTCAAGCCGGGAGAAAACGCAACTGAAGAAGAGATTAAAAGCTATCTTAAATCAAGATTGGCTGAATTTAAAATACCAAAATATATTGAATTTATTGACGATCTACCTAAAAATATTATTGGTAAGGTATTAAAAAAAGAACTAAGGGCAAAGGAAAAAGAGAAAAATATAAAAGCAAAGAAGGCTTAATGAAAGATATCTTACAAAAAGCTGCAAAAGCGATAGTCAATAAAAGACACATCGTGGCGTTCACGGGAGCCGGCGTTTCACAGGAAAGTGGAATCGCAACATTCAGAGATCCCGGTGGGTTGTGGGATCAGTTTGATCCCATAGAGTTTGGCACATTAGAAGGCATCGTTAATCTGATAAAGCATGATCCGCAGAAGCTTATTGATTTCCTTAAAAATTCCATTTCCTCGCTTACAAATGCTAAACCCAATAATGCTCATATAGCGATTGCAGAGTTTGAGAAGATGGGTTTACTTGACGGTGTTGTTACCCAGAATATCGATAACCTTCATCAAGAAGCCGGAAACAAGGATGTATTAGAGGTGCATGGAAACATATATAGATTCAGATGTGCAAAATGCGGTGAAACGGTAAAGCTTACAAAGGATAATTTCATAGGTTTGATGAAAAAAGCGATCATCGAACTCAACACCGGCTCTTTACAGGATGTTATAGACATAATGCCGACGTGCAATAGGTGCGGAGGTAAAATGAGGCTTGACGTTGTTTTATTTGGGGAAGCAGTGCAGATGATACCAGAATCATATAAGGCAATTGAACAGGCATCCGTTGTTCTGATAGTAGGGACGTCTGGTACAGTATACCCTGCATCAGAAATACCAAGATACGGCAAAAGTTCGGGTGCCGTGCTTGTTGACGTAAATCCCAAAGAAACATTTTATGCGGATATTGACAATTATTTTCTGAAGGGTCATGCAGGGACAGTTCTGCCGCAATTATTGGAAGAGGTTAAGACATTGATTCAATACGCATGAATGGAGGCTCATATGGAGCTAAGTTATAATCCAAATAATTCGGTATACCATGTAAGCCTTGATCATTGCTTCAAAATATCACTCAATGGAAATGCGCGTATGATTCTATAGACGATATCTATTTATGGATACTATAGAAAAACTTAAGCTCCTCTCGACAGACGCACAACACGATCTTGCGTGTGCATGCGCAACCGGCAAAGAAGATCGCAGAAAACGCGGGCTTGAGGGCAAGTGGCTTTACCCTGTAACGCTTCCGGACGGCGGGTATTCTATTCTTTTAAAAACCCTGCTGTCCAATGCCTGTTCTAACGACTGCAAATACTGTCCACTGCGATCAGAGGCAAATATCAACCGTTGTACGCTTCTGCCTGAGGAAACAGCGAACATCTTCATGGAGTATAAAAGACAAAAAAAGGTATTCGGTTTATTTTTGAGTTCGGGTGTAATAAATAATCCGGATTATACAATGGATAGAATCAATGCTGTTGCCCGTATTTTAAGATATAAACACAACTATAAAGGGTATATACATCTTAAGATTATTCCCGGC
This window contains:
- a CDS encoding MBL fold metallo-hydrolase codes for the protein MKNKIAWLGHSSFRITNGKVIYIDPWQLKNPEPKADIILVTHDHFDHLSIPDIDKIKKSNTIIVTTHSTKPKLSGDVRAVSPGDKIKIAGIEIEATYAYNPSKPFHPKEAMNVGFIITMNGESIYHTGDTEFINEMKSIKADVLLVPVGGKYTSDAKDASKIANTINPSVAVPMHWGTLDDVAGKEAADEFKKLA
- a CDS encoding glutamine amidotransferase family protein — encoded protein: MGIKPSTPYGKDFGGCGLVGIIDRSGKSVSGNMIVSSLCSMKDRGNGLGSGYAVYGAYPDLKDSFGMHVMYNNIGARGPVEELLKKKLKLVHAEPVPVKKINSINNPPEFWRYFVNPVEEKEEDAIDDDIVNIVMEINERIDNAYVISSGKNLAVFKGVGHPDAIAEFFRMQDYSGYLLLGHTRFPTNTPGWWGGAHPFTILDWSIVHNGEISSYGTNKRYVEMFGYKCTLLTDTEVVAYLLDLLIRKKGLSLAAAATVLAPPFWKDIQEMNPLKKDYYTALRVSYANASLNGPFAILMGFDNGILGLNDRIKLRPLIVGRKDDIVAIASEESAIREIINDPEDVWAPKAGEPIIVTLKEDAKH
- a CDS encoding glutamate synthase-related protein — protein: MLYKNPYNHYFDYVVQRDTDKCIRCKACVTQCSYGANYYDEDRDLIYSLDYNCVGCMRCSTFCPTDCISIVRNPDAFRLNANWKDNNIKDLYKQAGTGGIIITGMGNDKPFTNYWEHMVIDACQVTNPSIDPLREPMELKTFLGRKPDKLEVDKKGDITTKLAPQLVLETPIMFSAMSYGSINYNVCESVASAARELGIFWNTGEGGLPKALYEYGKHTIVQCASGRFGVSPEYLNAGAAIEIKIGQGAKPGIGGHLPGEKVLEGISETRLIPIGTDAISPAPHHDIYSIEDLKQLIYALKEATRYEKPVSVKIAAVHNVAAIASGIARAGADIIAIDGFRGGTGAAPKAIRDNVGIPTEVAIAAVDERLRQEGIRNEVSLVAAGGFRNSSDIIKAIALGADAVYIATSALMAVGCTLCQQCHRGRCAWGITTNDPELAKRVNPEIGAERLVNLITAWSNEIKEMLGLMGINSIESLKGNRDRLRGVGLSEIELQTLGIKQAGM
- a CDS encoding NAD-dependent deacylase yields the protein MKDILQKAAKAIVNKRHIVAFTGAGVSQESGIATFRDPGGLWDQFDPIEFGTLEGIVNLIKHDPQKLIDFLKNSISSLTNAKPNNAHIAIAEFEKMGLLDGVVTQNIDNLHQEAGNKDVLEVHGNIYRFRCAKCGETVKLTKDNFIGLMKKAIIELNTGSLQDVIDIMPTCNRCGGKMRLDVVLFGEAVQMIPESYKAIEQASVVLIVGTSGTVYPASEIPRYGKSSGAVLVDVNPKETFYADIDNYFLKGHAGTVLPQLLEEVKTLIQYA
- a CDS encoding 4Fe-4S dicluster domain-containing protein gives rise to the protein MKVVYPREQWCVACNLCEVACITEHSKTKDPLKAYLTEKPRPISRTRVEYKPPLAVSIMCRHCEEAECVEACKNGTLTRNEITGRIELNQDKCLGCWMCVMACPYGVISQFTKDDRPVANKCDLCPNREIPACVAVCPNRALVFEDRG
- a CDS encoding FAD-dependent oxidoreductase, with the protein product MEHRKYVIIGNSYAGVFAIEAIRRHDKEGDITVVSRETYHAYARAAIHEYMDGIIGDSQMYYRDRDFYERHRVTTILGRAVTGIEPRENKVVLDNRQKVGFDRLMISTGGIPITPPIEGSAGPGMFTFTTWDDAKILRDWVKKQKEPRAVVIGGGLIGLQCAEGLKHMGVDVTIVELADYVLVKALDQLAAHRVQKWLEKNGLKIITGSTVESVNRVKGVVTGVKLKNGEKLKCNTVVLSIGVRPNTGFTEGSGIKLSRGILVDNGMQTNIEGIFAAGDVAEAEDFLRKRQDVIPIIPVATMQGKIAGSNMTGKKRAYPGGLPQNAFQFFGKNTVSIGNVIYIDKNDGFEEIIRDEGDVYKKAVLQYGKLVGILSMNYITRIGIYNSIIRARMDISGIKDKILSDNFGFLDLPEGFRDEMLTKPG
- a CDS encoding long-chain-fatty-acid--CoA ligase; this translates as MELDYKDLRELVEKRAEESKDKPYIYFYDEVISFTQFNERVNRFANGLKSIGVKKGDTVHIYINNSPEFLYAALAANKLGALAGPINCWWSPEEVKFLLNDSEGKYLIVESSYYSNVEQIKPELNYLQKIVYLGEDHPEGVFPYKELMKNSEFLEPVNISPDDDAYLFYTSGTTGKPKGALLTHSNSLYAVMGVRSVLHSDEEKGDEVALIFLPLFHVNAMMSMISALYSGVTVALRLTFSASEFGEVVEKYKVTFFSGVPAVYNILIFIADDVKKHDLSSLKFGVCGAAPLSEETFKKFESTYNIKIIEGYGLTEGTVVSTLNPLNGERKIGSIGNALPGQDVKVVDDDGAELQNNQIGEIVIKGGAVMKRYHKRPEETAQTVIDGWLHTGDIGYKDDEGYFYIVDRKKDMIIRGGENIYPKEIENILFEHPKVMEAAVIGIEDSVMGEEGKAFIVLKPGENATEEEIKSYLKSRLAEFKIPKYIEFIDDLPKNIIGKVLKKELRAKEKEKNIKAKKA